In Candidatus Manganitrophus noduliformans, the genomic stretch CTCCCGACAGATGCATCGGGCCTCTTCCGTTCGGGAGAGCATATTTTTCGATGAAGTGTTCGGCGAGCAACGGGATATCATCCGGCCGCTCGCGAAGGGGGGGAATCACAATCGGCATCACCGCCAGCCGGTAGTAGAGATCTTCCCGGAAGTTCTTTCGGGCGATCGCCTCCTTCAGCGGCTTGTTCGTGGCGGCCACCACCCGCACGTTCACCTTGATGCTCCGATTGCCTCCGACCGGCCGCGCCTCCCCTTCCTGCAAAACCCGAAGGAGCTTCGACTGAAACGCCAAGCTGGTGTCGGCGATCTCGTCGAGGAAGAGGGTTCCCCCTTCGGCTTCTTCGAAGAGCCCTTTTTTGTTCTGGATGGCGCCGGTGAAGGCCCCTTTGACATGGCCGAAGAGCTCGCTCTCCAGCAACGTCTCGGGAAGGGCGCCGCAGTCGATGGCGATGAAGGGCCGGTCGCGCCGGGGGCTGCTCTGGTGGATCGCTTTGGCGACGAGCTCTTTGCCGGTGCCGCTCTCGCCGTAGATCAGGATCGTCGCATTACTGGGGGCGATCAGCCGGATCATCTGAAAGAGGGCGCGGATTTTCTTGCTCCCCCCGATCATGCCGCAGAAGGAGCGTTCGTCGGCGGGGGAGGCTTTCCGTTTTCGTGCAGGGGTGTTCTCTTCGGAGGGGGGCGCTTCGGCAGGGGAGAGCTCCTGAATCACTTCAATGGTGCGGATGACCTTCCCCTCCTGATCCAAAATAGGGTAGGATCGAAATTCTT encodes the following:
- a CDS encoding sigma-54 interaction domain-containing protein, translated to MNESDFKNDPHPVLDGIADPIIVIDRDFNLTYANKTVRGRTAGASPTGQKCYEVLHGRNHPCDPCPCLQTFETNKPYRVIRKTESTEGGSPLLKEFRSYPILDQEGKVIRTIEVIQELSPAEAPPSEENTPARKRKASPADERSFCGMIGGSKKIRALFQMIRLIAPSNATILIYGESGTGKELVAKAIHQSSPRRDRPFIAIDCGALPETLLESELFGHVKGAFTGAIQNKKGLFEEAEGGTLFLDEIADTSLAFQSKLLRVLQEGEARPVGGNRSIKVNVRVVAATNKPLKEAIARKNFREDLYYRLAVMPIVIPPLRERPDDIPLLAEHFIEKYALPNGRGPMHLSGEALSLLMKFHWHGNVRELENVIERGVLVSPGLEILPESFLIDEEIPPPSSPSIPLSISRDEAVLKVEKEQIIDAIKRHKGNKSLAARSLGIARASLYNKLKRYQIESLG